A region of Streptomyces sp. NBC_01788 DNA encodes the following proteins:
- a CDS encoding hydrolase has translation MALTELDPRTALVVIDLQAGIAAAPTQPYSGPEVVSRSAELADTFRARNLPVVLVRVSFAPDFADVPPGRTEATRSGGGARPKGWDVIVPELAGHAGDITVTKHNWGAFHGTDLDVQLRRRGVTQIVLTGIATSIGVESTARAAHEHGYHVTLATDAMSDMDAEAHRGSVERIFPRLGETGTTAEILELLAKTHA, from the coding sequence ATGGCACTCACCGAGCTCGACCCGCGCACCGCACTCGTCGTGATCGACCTGCAGGCCGGCATCGCCGCCGCTCCCACGCAGCCGTACTCCGGCCCCGAGGTGGTCTCCCGTTCGGCCGAACTGGCCGACACGTTCCGCGCCAGGAACCTGCCCGTCGTCCTGGTCCGGGTCTCCTTCGCCCCCGACTTCGCCGACGTGCCGCCCGGCCGCACCGAGGCGACGCGTTCCGGCGGCGGCGCCCGCCCCAAGGGCTGGGACGTGATCGTTCCCGAGTTGGCGGGGCACGCCGGCGACATCACCGTCACCAAGCACAACTGGGGCGCCTTCCACGGCACCGACCTCGATGTGCAGCTGCGCCGCCGCGGGGTGACGCAGATCGTGCTGACCGGCATCGCCACCAGCATCGGCGTGGAATCCACCGCCCGCGCCGCCCACGAGCACGGCTACCACGTCACCCTGGCCACCGACGCCATGAGCGACATGGACGCCGAGGCCCACCGGGGCAGCGTGGAGCGGATCTTCCCGCGCCTGGGCGAGACCGGCACCACCGCCGAGATCCTCGAACTGCTGGCCAAGACGCACGCCTGA
- a CDS encoding MarR family winged helix-turn-helix transcriptional regulator has protein sequence MDHKAGKVPQGTSASSAQAARDLRVVLSRLRRRIREVARDEDLTPPQVSALTLVGKHGAATASALAATEGVRPQSMAATLAALERHGLIRRSPDPEDGRRQLVTLTEAGRERIAGDRQSRGEWLTRALQDRYTEAERETLLEAFALLERLTQH, from the coding sequence ATGGATCACAAGGCCGGCAAGGTACCGCAGGGCACCTCCGCCTCCTCCGCGCAAGCCGCCCGCGACCTGCGGGTGGTGTTAAGCCGGCTGCGGCGCCGGATCCGTGAGGTCGCGCGGGACGAGGACCTGACCCCGCCCCAGGTGTCGGCCCTCACCCTGGTCGGCAAGCACGGCGCCGCCACGGCCAGCGCCCTGGCCGCCACCGAGGGGGTCCGGCCGCAATCCATGGCCGCCACGCTCGCCGCCTTGGAGCGGCACGGGCTCATCCGGCGCAGCCCCGATCCCGAGGACGGGCGGCGTCAGCTCGTCACCCTGACCGAGGCCGGCCGCGAGCGCATCGCGGGCGACCGGCAGAGCCGCGGGGAGTGGCTGACCCGGGCCCTGCAGGACCGCTACACCGAGGCCGAGCGGGAAACGCTCCTCGAGGCGTTCGCCCTGCTCGAACGGCTGACCCAGCACTGA
- a CDS encoding metallophosphoesterase family protein, whose product MRLLLMSDTHLPKRAKELPPRLLAELPNADIVVHAGDWVDAATLDLLGSRSRRLIGVFGNNDGPELRARLPEVARADLGGLCLGVVHETGPAQGREGRCASRFPDLDVLVFGHSHIPWDTTAPSGLRLLNPGSPTDRRRRPHCTYMTATVTRGRLTDVELHRLPRRTP is encoded by the coding sequence GTGCGTCTGCTGCTGATGTCCGACACCCATCTGCCCAAGCGCGCCAAGGAACTGCCCCCGCGGTTGCTCGCCGAACTCCCGAACGCCGACATCGTCGTCCATGCCGGGGACTGGGTGGACGCCGCAACGCTCGACCTGCTGGGGAGCCGCAGCCGCCGTCTGATCGGCGTCTTCGGCAACAACGACGGCCCCGAACTGCGCGCCCGCCTGCCCGAGGTGGCCCGCGCCGACCTGGGCGGGCTGTGCCTCGGCGTCGTCCACGAGACCGGACCGGCCCAGGGCCGTGAGGGCCGCTGCGCCAGCCGCTTCCCCGACCTCGACGTCCTGGTCTTCGGGCACAGCCACATCCCCTGGGACACCACGGCGCCCTCCGGTCTGCGCCTGCTCAACCCGGGCTCGCCGACCGACCGCCGCCGCCGGCCCCACTGCACCTACATGACCGCGACCGTGACACGCGGCCGTCTGACCGACGTGGAACTGCACCGGCTGCCGCGCCGCACCCCGTGA
- a CDS encoding SRPBCC family protein: MELHHEFTVPVPVDDAWRALLDIERVAPCLPGATVQEYDGRTVTGSVKVKLGPITVDYKGTAVFEEQDEAAHRMVLAASGRETRGQGTARATVTGTLQERAGGTAVSVRTDLTVTGRPAQFGRGVLAEVGDRLVGQFADCLSRRLAETPSETPPAAAEGAAGSTAKVPGEPAEPETEPLDLLRTAGVPVAKRAAAAAGAALAVALLIVAVRRLRRP; the protein is encoded by the coding sequence ATGGAACTGCACCACGAGTTCACCGTGCCCGTGCCGGTCGACGACGCCTGGCGGGCGCTCCTGGACATCGAGCGCGTGGCACCGTGCCTGCCGGGGGCCACCGTGCAGGAGTACGACGGCAGGACCGTGACCGGTTCGGTCAAGGTCAAGCTGGGGCCGATCACGGTCGACTACAAGGGGACGGCGGTCTTCGAGGAGCAGGACGAGGCGGCGCACCGCATGGTCCTGGCCGCCAGTGGCCGGGAGACGCGCGGGCAGGGCACGGCGCGGGCCACCGTCACGGGCACGCTTCAGGAGCGTGCCGGCGGCACGGCGGTGTCGGTGCGGACCGATCTGACGGTGACCGGCCGCCCCGCGCAGTTCGGGCGCGGGGTGCTGGCGGAGGTGGGCGACCGGCTGGTGGGCCAGTTCGCCGACTGTCTTTCGCGGCGCCTCGCCGAGACACCGTCCGAGACGCCGCCCGCGGCGGCCGAGGGCGCCGCCGGGAGCACGGCGAAGGTACCTGGAGAGCCCGCGGAGCCGGAGACCGAGCCGCTCGATCTGCTGCGCACCGCCGGTGTGCCGGTCGCCAAGCGCGCCGCCGCGGCGGCCGGCGCGGCCCTGGCGGTGGCGCTGCTGATCGTCGCCGTACGCCGGCTCCGGCGCCCCTGA